The following proteins are encoded in a genomic region of Corallococcus silvisoli:
- a CDS encoding Rieske 2Fe-2S domain-containing protein, with protein MRITFLGHAGFAVETAGALVVMDPWLTPQGAFDSAWMQLPRNHHLAPHVRELLETPGKERFLYVSHEHKDHFDPEFLATIAQRDFTVLVPKFKRSELQDIFAKYGCKRVIACEDSREIPIKGGYIKLFVSEQGTNRDSSVMVRGDGQCFLNINDCKMHDRLVRVIAEEGPIDVFSAQFSGAIWHPTCYEYPRETYSAISLKKRDSKFEAVARALEAVQPRAYVAAAGPAAFLDPSLFSLNFEDVNIFPRAPTLFSFLEKRLPTAPTRYLEPMPGDVLDAGTLEYVSQATERVTTENFRDYLQKYAKDMAHVFRERRRNLMREEVEDILGRLRVELQRKLDLLDLHERVGMPFYVELTEAPTRLLRVDFKQRRVDVVPEMRDTTRYAMKVSASDIVRVLDRKLNWEDFLLSFRLRLSRNPDVYEPVLHGFLGVEVEDIREFCDGIRATESQKERTVVEAGGQRFSIQRFCPHQGADLAEGWVEEGRYVVCPRHRWQFDLQNGGACKTNKSTLCAEPVVDKPEGGRTDRGGDKAPAEPHTSVDKASAEPARV; from the coding sequence ATGCGGATCACCTTCCTGGGTCATGCGGGCTTCGCGGTGGAGACCGCTGGGGCGCTCGTCGTCATGGACCCGTGGCTCACGCCCCAGGGGGCCTTCGACTCGGCGTGGATGCAGCTGCCGCGCAACCACCACCTGGCGCCCCACGTGCGGGAGCTCCTGGAGACGCCGGGCAAGGAGCGCTTCCTCTACGTCAGCCACGAGCACAAGGACCACTTCGATCCGGAGTTCCTGGCCACCATCGCCCAGCGCGACTTCACCGTGCTGGTGCCGAAGTTCAAGCGCTCGGAGCTGCAGGACATCTTCGCGAAGTACGGGTGCAAGCGCGTCATCGCGTGCGAGGACTCGCGTGAGATCCCCATCAAGGGGGGCTACATCAAGCTCTTCGTGTCCGAGCAGGGCACCAACCGCGACTCCAGCGTGATGGTGCGCGGCGACGGGCAGTGCTTCCTCAACATCAACGACTGCAAGATGCATGACCGCCTGGTGCGGGTCATCGCGGAGGAGGGCCCCATCGACGTCTTCTCCGCGCAGTTCTCCGGCGCCATCTGGCACCCCACCTGCTACGAGTATCCGCGCGAGACGTACTCGGCCATCTCCCTGAAGAAGCGCGACAGCAAGTTCGAGGCGGTCGCGCGCGCGCTGGAGGCGGTGCAGCCCCGCGCCTATGTCGCGGCGGCGGGGCCCGCGGCCTTCCTGGACCCATCGCTCTTCTCCCTCAACTTCGAGGACGTGAACATCTTCCCGCGCGCGCCGACCCTCTTCTCCTTCCTGGAGAAGCGCCTGCCCACCGCGCCCACGCGCTACCTGGAGCCCATGCCCGGGGACGTGCTGGACGCGGGCACGCTGGAGTACGTCTCCCAGGCGACGGAGCGCGTGACGACGGAGAACTTCCGGGACTACCTCCAGAAGTACGCGAAGGACATGGCGCACGTCTTCCGCGAGCGCCGCCGCAACCTGATGCGCGAGGAGGTGGAGGACATCCTCGGGCGCCTGCGGGTGGAGCTGCAGCGCAAGCTGGACCTGTTGGACCTGCACGAGCGCGTGGGCATGCCCTTCTACGTGGAGCTGACGGAGGCCCCGACGCGGCTGCTGCGCGTGGACTTCAAGCAGCGCCGCGTGGACGTGGTGCCGGAGATGCGCGACACCACCCGCTACGCGATGAAGGTGAGCGCCAGCGACATCGTGCGCGTGCTGGACCGGAAGCTCAACTGGGAGGACTTCCTCCTGTCCTTCCGGCTGCGCCTGTCCCGCAACCCGGACGTGTACGAGCCGGTGCTCCACGGCTTCCTGGGCGTGGAGGTAGAGGACATCCGCGAGTTCTGCGACGGCATCCGCGCCACGGAGTCCCAGAAGGAGCGCACCGTGGTGGAGGCCGGCGGCCAGCGCTTCTCCATCCAGCGCTTCTGCCCACACCAGGGGGCGGACCTCGCGGAGGGGTGGGTGGAGGAGGGCCGCTACGTGGTGTGCCCGCGCCACCGCTGGCAGTTTGATTTGCAGAACGGCGGCGCGTGCAAGACGAACAAGTCCACGCTCTGCGCGGAGCCCGTCGTGGACAAGCCGGAGGGCGGCAGGACGGACCGGGGCGGCGACAAGGCCCCGGCCGAACCGCACACCTCCGTGGACAAGGCCTCCGCCGAACCGGCGCGCGTCTGA
- a CDS encoding carbohydrate-binding protein: MMRNRFVLTSSALLLALHTLGCSASPDGNPTPTDEVSTPAPAPTDPTAPVPSPVPDEGTTEPVPSEPTPVPSEPTPVPSEPTPTPTPTPTPTPTEPSGPNLGAQGVDAFGVTMLYPSKPDGESWTLADNATADARFVPQDTITRNADGSWKMKSTKVRMSAYTSTGYDPKQIATYDRDTLASRGYMQAPNDWKNIEMTGFVKVNAVADIQDNFAWYARGGKHNDDHSGCEGSSYKGGLHYDGRVRWEKETWHVSYDQTPYKTATTSLLGRWVGFKAVMRNVPDAKGAEAVKLELYLNDNADKVTWTKVYDVTDAGDWGGDAQHCGGSVGAMPITWGGPIATFRWDSAQDVDFKWLSVREIQP; the protein is encoded by the coding sequence CTGATGCGGAACCGATTCGTCCTCACGTCCAGCGCCCTGCTGTTGGCGCTCCATACCTTGGGCTGCAGCGCGAGCCCTGACGGTAATCCGACCCCGACCGACGAGGTGAGCACTCCCGCGCCAGCCCCCACGGACCCCACGGCGCCCGTGCCTTCCCCCGTGCCGGACGAGGGCACGACCGAGCCTGTCCCGTCGGAGCCCACACCTGTTCCGTCGGAGCCCACACCTGTTCCGTCGGAGCCCACGCCGACGCCTACTCCGACGCCCACGCCGACGCCCACCGAGCCCTCGGGGCCGAACCTGGGGGCTCAGGGCGTGGATGCCTTTGGCGTGACGATGCTCTATCCGTCCAAGCCGGACGGCGAGTCCTGGACGCTGGCGGACAACGCGACGGCGGACGCGCGCTTCGTGCCCCAGGACACCATCACCCGCAACGCCGACGGCTCCTGGAAGATGAAGAGCACGAAGGTCCGGATGAGCGCCTACACGTCCACGGGGTACGACCCGAAGCAGATCGCCACCTACGACCGCGACACGCTGGCGAGCCGCGGCTACATGCAGGCGCCGAACGACTGGAAGAACATCGAGATGACCGGCTTCGTGAAGGTCAACGCGGTGGCCGACATCCAGGACAACTTCGCCTGGTACGCGCGCGGTGGGAAGCACAACGACGACCACTCCGGCTGTGAGGGCAGCAGCTACAAGGGCGGTCTGCACTACGACGGCCGCGTGCGCTGGGAGAAGGAGACCTGGCACGTGTCGTATGACCAGACGCCCTACAAGACGGCGACCACTTCGCTGCTGGGCCGCTGGGTGGGCTTCAAGGCGGTGATGCGCAACGTGCCGGACGCGAAGGGCGCGGAGGCGGTGAAGCTGGAGCTGTACCTCAACGACAACGCGGACAAGGTCACGTGGACCAAGGTCTACGACGTGACGGACGCGGGTGACTGGGGCGGGGACGCGCAGCACTGCGGCGGCTCCGTGGGCGCCATGCCGATCACCTGGGGCGGCCCCATCGCCACGTTCCGGTGGGACAGCGCCCAGGACGTGGACTTCAAGTGGCTGAGCGTCCGGGAGATCCAGCCCTAG
- a CDS encoding TerC family protein: MLALDLGVFHRKAHAVSFKEAGAWSAVWVSLALTFNGFLWWRYGAGPGMEFLTGYLIEKSLSVDNIFVFVVIFSAMKVPALYQHRVLFWGILSALVLRAAMIFAGVAMLERFHWLIYVFGAFLILTGVKLFVQRNAEEHPEDGWLMRTARRVIPSTPRFDGQRFLTVENGRKLATPLLMALMLVEASDVLFALDSIPAIFAVTRDPFIVFTSNIFAILGLRSLFFLMAGAMEKFTYLKVGLSGVLVFVGAKMALVDVVHLSPAVSLGVIGLVLGASIVASLVKARHTPPEVTPPGPKEGSPEAPAATKA; the protein is encoded by the coding sequence ATGCTCGCGCTGGACCTGGGTGTCTTCCACCGCAAGGCCCACGCGGTGAGCTTCAAGGAGGCGGGGGCCTGGAGCGCGGTGTGGGTGAGCCTGGCGCTGACGTTCAACGGCTTCCTGTGGTGGCGCTATGGCGCCGGGCCGGGCATGGAGTTCCTCACCGGCTACCTCATCGAGAAGTCGCTCTCCGTCGACAACATCTTCGTCTTCGTCGTCATCTTCTCCGCGATGAAGGTCCCGGCGCTCTACCAGCACCGGGTGCTCTTCTGGGGCATCCTGAGCGCGCTGGTGCTGCGCGCCGCGATGATCTTCGCGGGCGTGGCGATGCTGGAGCGCTTCCACTGGCTCATCTACGTCTTCGGCGCGTTCCTCATCCTCACCGGCGTGAAGCTCTTCGTGCAGCGCAACGCGGAGGAGCACCCGGAGGACGGCTGGCTGATGCGCACCGCCCGCCGCGTCATCCCCTCCACGCCGCGCTTCGACGGGCAGCGCTTCCTCACCGTGGAGAACGGCCGGAAGCTGGCGACGCCGCTATTGATGGCGCTGATGCTGGTGGAGGCGTCGGACGTGCTCTTCGCGCTGGACTCCATCCCGGCCATCTTCGCGGTGACGCGCGACCCGTTCATCGTCTTCACGTCGAACATCTTCGCCATCCTGGGCCTGCGCTCGCTCTTCTTCCTGATGGCCGGGGCGATGGAGAAGTTCACCTACCTGAAGGTGGGCCTGTCCGGCGTGCTCGTCTTCGTGGGCGCGAAGATGGCGCTGGTGGACGTGGTGCACCTGTCGCCCGCGGTGTCCCTGGGCGTCATCGGGCTGGTGCTGGGCGCCAGCATCGTGGCCTCGCTGGTGAAGGCCCGCCACACGCCGCCGGAAGTCACGCCGCCGGGTCCGAAGGAAGGTTCGCCGGAGGCACCTGCCGCGACCAAGGCCTGA
- a CDS encoding SCP2 sterol-binding domain-containing protein produces the protein MPKFPSKEWLDEAVRLTNADPECAIAGKGWKGDFGAIIEAEKGKLDKSFVVHVVPGDCNIQRARVLSDPDDLDELEPVYLARAPYSVWKQLLLGTLDPVEAVLKRRISMRGDLQPLIERMRYKGIADRVFAALKTEFPDGP, from the coding sequence ATGCCGAAGTTTCCGTCGAAGGAATGGCTGGACGAGGCCGTCCGGCTCACCAACGCAGATCCCGAGTGCGCCATCGCCGGCAAGGGCTGGAAGGGCGACTTCGGGGCCATCATCGAGGCGGAGAAGGGCAAGCTGGACAAGTCCTTCGTCGTCCACGTGGTGCCCGGGGACTGCAACATCCAGCGGGCCCGCGTGCTGTCGGATCCCGACGACCTGGACGAGCTGGAGCCGGTGTACCTGGCCCGCGCGCCCTATTCCGTCTGGAAGCAGCTGCTGCTGGGCACGCTGGATCCGGTGGAGGCGGTGCTCAAGCGCCGCATCTCCATGCGGGGCGACCTGCAGCCGCTCATCGAACGCATGCGCTACAAGGGCATCGCGGACCGCGTCTTCGCCGCGCTGAAGACCGAGTTCCCCGACGGCCCCTGA